From Mustela nigripes isolate SB6536 chromosome 13, MUSNIG.SB6536, whole genome shotgun sequence, one genomic window encodes:
- the DUT gene encoding deoxyuridine 5'-triphosphate nucleotidohydrolase, mitochondrial isoform X2: MAATRAAPATPAPSPSKRPRPAEDGMRLRFVRLSEHATAPTKGSARAAGYDLYSAYDYTLPPMEKALVKTDIQVALPSGCYGRVAPRSGLAAKHFIDVGAGVIDEDYRGNVGVVLFNFGKEKFEVKKGDRIAQLICERIFYPEIEEVQVLDDTERGSGGFGSTGKN, from the exons ATGGCCGCGACTAGGGCGGCCCCAG CGacacccgccccctcccccagcaagcGGCCCCGGCCTGCGGAGGACGGCATGCGGCTTCGCTTCGTCCGGCTCTCCGAGCACGCCACCGCCCCGACCAAGGGGTCCGCGCGGGCTGCGGGCTACGACTTGTACAG TGCCTATGATTATACGCTGCCACCTATGGAGAAGGCCCTTGTGAAAACGGACATTCAGGTAGCTCTTCCTTCTGGGTGCTATGGAAGAGTAG ctccCCGTTCTGGCTTGGCTGCAAAACACTTCATCGATGTAGGAG CTGGCGTCATAGATGAAGATTATAGAGGAAATGTGGGTGTCGTGCTATTTAATTTTGGCAAAGAAAAGTTTGAAG TCAAAAAGGGAGATCGGATCGCACAGCTCATTTGTGAACGGATTTTTTATCCAGAAATAGAGGAAGTTCAG GTTTTAGATGACACTGAAAGGGGTTCAGGAGGTTTTGGTTCCACTGGGAAGAATTAA
- the DUT gene encoding deoxyuridine 5'-triphosphate nucleotidohydrolase, mitochondrial isoform X1 — translation MTPLGPHPALRQHFFTSVLRLRAGPRAEAAGPPFRPLSSTRSRSRGCRGATTPAPSPSKRPRPAEDGMRLRFVRLSEHATAPTKGSARAAGYDLYSAYDYTLPPMEKALVKTDIQVALPSGCYGRVAPRSGLAAKHFIDVGAGVIDEDYRGNVGVVLFNFGKEKFEVKKGDRIAQLICERIFYPEIEEVQVLDDTERGSGGFGSTGKN, via the exons ATGACTCCCCTCGGCCCTCACCCCGCGCTCCGCCAGCATTTCTTTACGTCCGTGCTCCGCTTGCGCGCCGGGCCGAGAGCCGAAGCCGCGGGGCCTCCCTTCCGGCCGCTGTCCAGCACTCGCAGCCGGAGCCGGGGCTGCCGCGGCGCCA CGacacccgccccctcccccagcaagcGGCCCCGGCCTGCGGAGGACGGCATGCGGCTTCGCTTCGTCCGGCTCTCCGAGCACGCCACCGCCCCGACCAAGGGGTCCGCGCGGGCTGCGGGCTACGACTTGTACAG TGCCTATGATTATACGCTGCCACCTATGGAGAAGGCCCTTGTGAAAACGGACATTCAGGTAGCTCTTCCTTCTGGGTGCTATGGAAGAGTAG ctccCCGTTCTGGCTTGGCTGCAAAACACTTCATCGATGTAGGAG CTGGCGTCATAGATGAAGATTATAGAGGAAATGTGGGTGTCGTGCTATTTAATTTTGGCAAAGAAAAGTTTGAAG TCAAAAAGGGAGATCGGATCGCACAGCTCATTTGTGAACGGATTTTTTATCCAGAAATAGAGGAAGTTCAG GTTTTAGATGACACTGAAAGGGGTTCAGGAGGTTTTGGTTCCACTGGGAAGAATTAA